From the genome of Amylibacter sp. IMCC11727:
GTTGTCGTTTGCCCTTATCACGCATGGACATATGAATTGACGGGCCAACTGCGTGCTGGGCCGAACATCAAAGCGGTCGAAGGCTTTGATAAATCTAACATCTGTCTGACCGAAGTGCGTGCGGAAATCGTCCTTGGCTTTGTTTTCGTCAACCTCGATCCAGATGCGGCTCCGATGGAAGACTGGTTTCCAAATGCGCGGGCAGAGCTGGAAGAATGGGTGCCGAATTGGGCCGAGCTCAAACCATTAGAGTGGGTCGAAATTCCCGAGACATGTAATTGGAAAGTCTCGGTCGAAAACTACTCCGAATGTTATCACTGTTCATTGAACCACCCTACTTTTGCCAATGGCGTGGTAAAGCCCGAAACTTACGACATCCAACCCCAAGGCAAATGCCTGCGCCACACGACCGAATGTCAGGCGTTGGATCAGATGACCTATGACATCAATTCCGGCTTTGCCCACTCTCACGAATACTCTAGCTGGTTCCTATGGCCCATGTTCAGCTTTCAGGTCTATCCAGGCAACGTTTTGAACACCTATCATTGGCGGGCCATCGACGCGGATCATGTGGTCGTTTGGCGTGGCTGGTATTCCGTCGATGGAAACGACGATGAAAAG
Proteins encoded in this window:
- a CDS encoding aromatic ring-hydroxylating dioxygenase subunit alpha — protein: MSEPIRSLDARYYTDPEVFKLETSGLLARTWQFGCHASELAQIGDYATFEIAGENLFAIRGHDDKIRVFYNVCQHRAHQLVSGRGTTRVVVCPYHAWTYELTGQLRAGPNIKAVEGFDKSNICLTEVRAEIVLGFVFVNLDPDAAPMEDWFPNARAELEEWVPNWAELKPLEWVEIPETCNWKVSVENYSECYHCSLNHPTFANGVVKPETYDIQPQGKCLRHTTECQALDQMTYDINSGFAHSHEYSSWFLWPMFSFQVYPGNVLNTYHWRAIDADHVVVWRGWYSVDGNDDEKVRKLALQDRATTVEEDIHLVESVHRGLKSRGYVPGPLVIDPKGGVNSEHPVMHLQRWMRDAIDD